Proteins found in one bacterium genomic segment:
- a CDS encoding cyclic nucleotide-binding domain-containing protein, with protein MILNDLTSSEMADVEAIGLPRRVAPGEAIIREGEAGSSFFLVLDGRVEVRKSIGLDKHKKLVELGSLDIFGEVCFLGVESRSASVLALESTHVLEFSRAAFEKLIVAKPAIGLKLYRGIARELARRLAYVDGELRDALIWALGDMKIPPDPTISGTPRKLSLTPLQSAAPTAKIVVV; from the coding sequence ATGATTCTGAATGACCTGACTTCAAGTGAAATGGCCGACGTGGAAGCGATCGGCCTCCCGAGGAGGGTCGCTCCGGGGGAGGCAATTATCCGCGAAGGTGAAGCCGGATCCTCCTTTTTCCTCGTTCTGGATGGCCGTGTGGAGGTGCGGAAAAGTATCGGGCTTGATAAGCACAAGAAGCTGGTTGAGCTGGGCTCGCTTGATATTTTCGGGGAGGTCTGTTTCCTGGGGGTGGAGTCCCGCTCCGCCAGCGTCCTCGCCCTGGAGTCCACGCATGTTCTGGAGTTTTCGCGGGCTGCGTTTGAAAAATTAATCGTGGCAAAACCGGCCATAGGCCTGAAACTCTATCGAGGGATTGCCCGTGAGCTGGCCCGGCGGCTGGCGTATGTGGACGGTGAACTCCGGGACGCCCTTATCTGGGCGCTGGGTGATATGAAAATTCCTCCGGACCCTACGATTTCCGGCACGCCTCGTAAATTATCACTGACCCCGCTTCAAAGCGCGGCGCCCACCGCTAAAATTGTGGTGGTGTGA
- a CDS encoding ABC transporter permease, with protein sequence MSHPTYSLSWRLLRVWRRDWLVTRRSWLIGFLTPLLEPVLYIASLGFGFRLLIPEIQYEGHTLTYVVFMAPAIIATNIMYTAFMENSFSSFVRMYYQKTYDAIMATPLSVDEIIAGEIVWGATKSLMTATIMTAVLSGFGLVHYPTGLGILPLAFLGGLLFGCIGMIFTGIVQSIEMFNLPIFLFITPMYLFSGTFFPLENLPDWGRAVAWLLPLSHLVTLSRNLCLGTITVGQIAVSGGYLVVTTALLFPVAIWMMRRRLIK encoded by the coding sequence ATGAGCCACCCCACCTACTCCCTCTCCTGGCGGCTCCTGCGTGTCTGGCGGCGTGACTGGTTGGTCACGCGGCGCTCCTGGCTGATCGGGTTTCTCACCCCGCTCCTCGAACCAGTCCTCTATATTGCCTCCCTCGGCTTTGGCTTTCGCCTGCTCATCCCGGAGATCCAATATGAAGGGCACACCCTGACCTATGTGGTATTTATGGCCCCGGCCATTATTGCCACGAATATCATGTACACGGCATTCATGGAAAATTCGTTTTCGTCTTTCGTCCGGATGTACTACCAGAAAACCTATGACGCCATCATGGCGACCCCTCTCTCCGTAGATGAGATTATTGCCGGTGAAATCGTCTGGGGCGCCACAAAATCCCTCATGACAGCGACCATCATGACGGCCGTCCTGAGCGGGTTCGGGCTTGTTCATTATCCGACCGGGCTGGGGATCCTTCCCCTGGCCTTTTTGGGAGGACTGCTGTTCGGCTGCATTGGCATGATTTTCACCGGTATTGTCCAAAGCATCGAAATGTTCAACCTGCCGATTTTCCTGTTCATTACGCCGATGTACCTCTTCAGCGGCACTTTCTTCCCCCTGGAAAATCTCCCCGACTGGGGCCGGGCAGTCGCCTGGCTTCTCCCCTTGTCCCATCTGGTGACCTTGTCGCGCAATTTATGCCTGGGCACCATTACGGTCGGCCAGATCGCGGTTTCCGGCGGTTATCTGGTTGTCACCACCGCGCTGCTGTTCCCGGTGGCGATTTGGATGATGAGACGCCGCCTGATCAAATAA
- a CDS encoding L-threonylcarbamoyladenylate synthase, with amino-acid sequence MDGNNPSIIMVRPEKIDQKAISAAVEALRGGGLIILPTETVYGVAADPGVPGAEDRIYEAKGRERGKPLPMMAASLEAVERAGALLSPAARRLACRYWPGPLTLVVNCGDRVEGFRVPDHPVALAVLSAVGGVLRVTSANQSGTPAALTAADAVKALGGRLALALDAGPATLGRESTVVEATGETLKILRQGALPATAVLSRPKVWLVCTGNTCRSPMAEQLLRRWLGKDTGWEVASAGVSAMEGQPASEGARQVMAEKKLDLSLHRSRNLGEAHIDDADLIVVMTEAHRRAVVRRFPQVAERVVLLNTFSSAHPGEDVPDPFGLSLDVYRSIRDEIDAAMPDLVLHLHRLYQK; translated from the coding sequence ATGGACGGGAATAACCCCAGCATCATAATGGTCAGGCCTGAAAAAATCGACCAGAAGGCCATCAGCGCCGCCGTAGAAGCCCTGCGGGGCGGGGGGCTGATCATTCTGCCGACTGAGACCGTATACGGGGTTGCCGCCGATCCTGGCGTGCCGGGGGCCGAAGACCGGATCTATGAGGCTAAAGGGCGGGAACGGGGGAAGCCGCTTCCTATGATGGCCGCCTCACTGGAGGCGGTCGAGCGGGCAGGCGCCCTTTTGTCTCCCGCTGCCAGACGTCTGGCCTGCCGCTACTGGCCCGGCCCCCTGACGCTGGTGGTGAACTGCGGGGATCGGGTGGAGGGGTTCCGGGTTCCAGATCATCCGGTGGCTCTGGCGGTTCTGAGTGCAGTGGGGGGCGTGTTGCGTGTGACCAGTGCCAATCAAAGCGGGACCCCTGCCGCGCTGACGGCTGCGGATGCGGTAAAGGCTCTGGGGGGGCGGCTGGCTCTGGCACTGGATGCGGGGCCCGCTACGCTGGGCCGCGAAAGTACGGTGGTGGAGGCAACGGGCGAAACACTGAAAATCCTCCGGCAGGGGGCACTGCCCGCCACCGCAGTTCTGTCACGTCCTAAGGTATGGCTGGTGTGTACCGGGAATACCTGTCGCAGTCCCATGGCGGAACAGTTACTACGCCGATGGCTGGGAAAGGATACCGGCTGGGAGGTGGCTTCGGCGGGGGTTTCCGCCATGGAGGGGCAGCCGGCAAGTGAGGGTGCCAGACAGGTCATGGCGGAAAAAAAACTGGATTTGAGCCTGCACCGCAGCCGTAATCTCGGCGAGGCCCACATTGACGATGCCGACCTCATTGTGGTAATGACAGAGGCGCATCGACGGGCAGTCGTGCGGCGTTTTCCGCAGGTGGCGGAGCGGGTGGTCTTATTGAATACGTTCAGTTCGGCGCACCCCGGTGAGGATGTTCCCGATCCGTTTGGACTGTCCCTGGATGTCTATCGTTCAATTCGGGATGAGATTGATGCGGCAATGCCGGATCTGGTGTTGCACTTGCACAGGTTGTATCAAAAGTAA
- a CDS encoding 5'-3' exonuclease H3TH domain-containing protein, which yields MSKRRLLLVDGTQLFYRSFFGIKNLTTREGIPSNAVFGFIRGIHQLIEGRAPSHLAVVWDGGIPPARRALLPEYKAQRPPMPDELRSQYPFIVEFLGCAGIPFIRMDQEEADDILASLAQWAEPEADEVMVATCDKDLFQMVSEKTVLLGWGKEDKPVGRQAVFEKTGVYPEQIVAWLALTGDTADNIPGVDGVGAKTAAKLLAKYGTAAGIFHDIASVQPDRIRGRLLTDRSTVERNLALVKLNTAMNCSPGWEALAFQPERPATMRPFYARMEFHSLIKGCDQGELF from the coding sequence ATGAGTAAACGACGGCTGTTGTTGGTTGACGGGACACAGCTGTTCTACAGGTCGTTCTTCGGTATCAAAAACCTTACCACCCGGGAAGGTATTCCTTCCAATGCCGTTTTTGGATTCATCAGAGGGATTCACCAGTTAATTGAAGGGCGAGCCCCTTCTCATCTTGCCGTGGTATGGGATGGAGGGATTCCTCCGGCCAGGCGCGCCCTTTTGCCGGAGTATAAAGCCCAACGGCCCCCGATGCCTGACGAATTGCGGTCGCAATATCCCTTTATCGTTGAATTTTTGGGCTGTGCCGGGATTCCTTTCATCCGGATGGACCAGGAGGAGGCTGATGATATTCTGGCATCCTTGGCGCAGTGGGCTGAACCCGAGGCGGATGAAGTGATGGTGGCGACCTGCGACAAGGACCTCTTTCAGATGGTGTCAGAGAAGACGGTGTTGCTCGGGTGGGGAAAAGAGGATAAACCCGTCGGACGACAGGCTGTTTTTGAAAAGACGGGGGTCTATCCCGAGCAAATTGTGGCTTGGCTGGCATTGACCGGCGATACGGCGGACAATATTCCCGGGGTTGATGGGGTGGGGGCCAAGACTGCGGCTAAACTTCTGGCAAAATATGGAACAGCGGCGGGGATTTTTCATGATATCGCGTCTGTCCAGCCTGATCGCATCCGGGGGCGCCTGCTTACGGACCGGTCAACAGTGGAACGGAATCTGGCGTTGGTTAAATTAAATACCGCCATGAATTGTTCACCGGGCTGGGAGGCCCTGGCATTCCAACCCGAGCGTCCGGCCACAATGCGCCCGTTTTATGCCCGTATGGAATTCCACTCCTTGATCAAGGGCTGTGATCAAGGCGAATTGTTTTGA
- a CDS encoding ABC transporter ATP-binding protein: MDNPVIEASQLRKCYGAFTAVDGISFAVQKGELFGLLGPNGAGKTSTIRMIYGFSPRSGGTLKVFDEDISTHWRSIRARIGVCHQDNSLDEEISVRDNLEIFAGFFGIPSDVARERATRLLEFFGLENREKLNVKSLSGGMMRRLALARGLMNEPDLLILDEPTTGLDPQTRHQLWDRLAQLKQRGVTILLTTHYMEEASLLCDRLIIVDHGKILVEGRPKDLIAKYVGNKVIENSPVCPTLRDYVIAHSLDHEDLGHRMLIYCKDNEAIYDEITRSYCHDNCILRMGTLEDVFLKLTGRELRE; this comes from the coding sequence ATGGACAACCCCGTCATCGAAGCCTCGCAGCTCCGCAAATGTTATGGCGCTTTCACTGCCGTTGACGGCATTTCCTTTGCTGTGCAGAAGGGGGAACTCTTCGGCCTGCTGGGCCCTAACGGCGCGGGAAAAACCTCGACCATCCGCATGATCTATGGCTTTTCGCCACGGAGTGGCGGCACCCTGAAAGTGTTTGACGAGGACATCTCCACTCACTGGAGATCAATACGTGCCCGCATTGGCGTGTGCCATCAGGACAACAGTCTGGATGAGGAAATTTCGGTGCGCGACAATCTGGAAATATTCGCCGGTTTTTTCGGCATCCCCAGCGATGTTGCCCGCGAACGAGCCACCCGGTTATTGGAGTTTTTCGGTCTTGAAAACAGGGAGAAACTGAATGTAAAATCCCTTTCCGGCGGGATGATGCGCCGGTTGGCGCTCGCCAGGGGCCTGATGAACGAACCTGATCTGCTCATTCTGGATGAACCCACAACGGGACTGGACCCCCAGACCCGCCACCAGTTGTGGGACCGGCTGGCCCAACTCAAGCAGCGGGGCGTAACCATCCTCCTCACCACCCACTACATGGAGGAGGCCTCCCTCCTGTGCGACCGGCTCATTATTGTGGACCACGGCAAAATTCTGGTTGAAGGCCGCCCGAAGGATCTGATCGCCAAATATGTCGGCAATAAGGTCATAGAGAACAGCCCGGTCTGCCCGACCTTACGGGATTATGTCATCGCCCATTCCCTGGATCACGAAGACCTCGGGCACCGCATGCTGATTTACTGTAAAGATAATGAAGCGATCTACGATGAAATCACCCGTTCCTACTGCCATGACAACTGCATCCTGCGCATGGGGACCCTTGAAGACGTCTTTCTCAAACTGACGGGCAGGGAGTTGCGCGAATGA
- the rpiB gene encoding ribose 5-phosphate isomerase B produces the protein MMKIAIGADHGGFELKEILRAELKKHGIIVEDVGCYSQEAVDYPDYARAVAVMVSEGLADQGILICRTGLGMSMAANKFPRVRAALCLTPAMANAARSHNDANVLVFGSELESTDKAVAIWDAWSKAVFAGEDRHQRRVDKIGSASGAAVEAAAVAATDSEIYFAIKNEEERELKTLDLIASENYASRAVREAQGSVMTNKYAEGYPGKRYYNGCEFVDVAERLAIDRAKTLFGADHVNVQPHCGSAANMAVYFSVLQPGDTILAMSLAHGGHLTHGHKINFSGRFFNFIPYGVNQKTERIDYDEVAALALKHKPKLVVAGASAYSRVLEFKRLREIADSVGAMLMVDMAHIAGLIAAGVHPNPVPFADFVTTTTHKTLRGPRSGMVLCRAKYASELDKQVFPGLQGGPLMHTIAAKAVCFKEAMTPAFKAYQQQVVQNARTLSAYLAKHNLRIVSGGTDNHLMLVDLTASGITGKDASTALEKAGMIVNKNAIPFDVRPPAVTSGIRIGTPAVTTRGMKEPEMERLGSWIVEAIKHQADEPVLARIKAEVVATAVRFPVP, from the coding sequence ATGATGAAAATAGCGATTGGTGCCGATCATGGTGGGTTTGAACTCAAGGAGATACTCCGGGCGGAGTTAAAGAAACACGGAATCATCGTCGAGGATGTGGGGTGTTACAGCCAGGAAGCGGTGGATTATCCTGACTATGCCCGGGCCGTTGCTGTTATGGTGTCCGAGGGGCTTGCCGATCAGGGGATCCTGATTTGCCGGACGGGTCTTGGCATGAGTATGGCCGCCAATAAATTTCCCCGCGTCCGGGCGGCCCTGTGCCTGACCCCTGCCATGGCGAATGCCGCAAGGTCCCACAATGATGCCAATGTGCTCGTGTTCGGCAGTGAGCTGGAATCAACGGACAAGGCCGTGGCGATATGGGACGCCTGGAGCAAGGCGGTTTTTGCGGGCGAGGACCGGCACCAGCGGCGGGTGGACAAGATCGGCTCTGCGAGCGGGGCGGCAGTGGAAGCGGCGGCGGTGGCGGCAACGGATAGCGAGATCTATTTCGCCATCAAGAATGAAGAAGAGCGGGAACTTAAAACGCTGGATTTGATCGCCTCGGAAAACTATGCCAGTCGTGCGGTCCGGGAAGCCCAGGGCTCCGTGATGACCAACAAATATGCCGAGGGATATCCCGGCAAACGCTATTATAACGGGTGTGAGTTTGTGGATGTGGCCGAGCGGTTGGCGATTGACCGGGCCAAGACCCTGTTCGGGGCCGATCATGTCAATGTTCAGCCGCACTGCGGCAGTGCGGCCAATATGGCGGTTTATTTTTCAGTGCTGCAGCCGGGGGACACCATTTTGGCGATGAGTCTCGCGCATGGGGGACATCTGACTCACGGTCACAAAATCAATTTCTCCGGCCGGTTTTTCAACTTCATCCCGTATGGGGTGAATCAGAAGACCGAGAGGATTGATTATGATGAGGTTGCGGCACTGGCGCTCAAGCATAAACCGAAATTGGTGGTGGCGGGCGCCAGCGCGTATTCGCGGGTGTTGGAATTTAAGCGGCTTCGTGAAATTGCCGACAGTGTGGGGGCGATGCTGATGGTGGATATGGCCCACATTGCCGGGTTGATTGCCGCCGGTGTTCACCCCAATCCTGTGCCGTTTGCGGATTTCGTGACCACCACCACGCACAAGACCCTGCGGGGACCGCGTAGCGGCATGGTGCTGTGCCGGGCGAAGTATGCGTCGGAATTGGATAAACAGGTGTTCCCCGGCCTTCAGGGAGGCCCCTTGATGCACACCATTGCGGCCAAGGCCGTTTGTTTCAAGGAGGCCATGACCCCGGCCTTCAAGGCGTATCAGCAGCAGGTCGTGCAAAATGCCAGAACGCTGTCCGCCTATCTAGCGAAGCACAATTTGCGGATTGTTTCCGGGGGAACCGATAACCACCTGATGCTGGTTGATCTGACCGCCAGCGGGATCACCGGGAAGGACGCCTCCACAGCGCTCGAGAAGGCGGGTATGATTGTGAATAAAAATGCCATTCCGTTTGACGTGCGGCCGCCGGCCGTCACCTCAGGAATCCGGATTGGCACGCCCGCCGTTACCACCCGGGGTATGAAAGAGCCGGAAATGGAGCGATTGGGAAGTTGGATCGTGGAGGCCATCAAGCATCAGGCTGATGAGCCTGTGTTGGCACGGATCAAGGCTGAAGTGGTGGCGACAGCGGTAAGATTCCCTGTTCCGTGA
- the rplM gene encoding 50S ribosomal protein L13 — MKTSLPKESEIKRNWFIVDAAEKPLGRMAVKVANLLRGRTKATFTNHIDTGDFVIVINAKDVKLTGTKNEKKIYERYTGFRGGHKTTTVAAMRERHPDRMITKAVEGMLPGNHMSRKIIKRLKVFSGAEHSHAAQNPKVIDIK; from the coding sequence ATGAAGACATCTCTACCCAAAGAGAGCGAAATCAAGCGTAATTGGTTTATTGTTGACGCTGCAGAGAAACCCCTGGGACGCATGGCCGTCAAGGTGGCGAATTTGCTTCGTGGGCGTACCAAGGCGACATTTACGAACCATATTGATACCGGTGATTTTGTCATCGTTATCAATGCCAAGGACGTAAAGCTTACCGGAACCAAGAACGAAAAGAAGATCTATGAGCGCTACACCGGCTTCCGGGGCGGCCATAAGACCACAACAGTGGCGGCCATGCGCGAGCGCCATCCCGACCGGATGATCACGAAAGCGGTTGAAGGCATGCTTCCGGGCAATCATATGAGCCGGAAGATTATTAAACGTTTGAAGGTTTTTTCGGGCGCTGAGCATTCTCATGCCGCTCAGAACCCTAAAGTAATTGACATCAAGTAA
- the purD gene encoding phosphoribosylamine--glycine ligase — translation MKVLVVGGGGREHALIWKLSNDSCHPVLFCAPGNAGTLELATNVAIEADNIPALVAWAVEHRPDLVVVGPEVPLCAGLTDALEGKGIRVFGPSRAAARLEGSKVFAKDVMVAAGVPAAQSSTFTDAQKAIDFISDIGVPIVIKAEGLAAGKGVTVCLTRDEAERAVKEALVDEAFGAAGQRILVEEFLEGEEVSVLALTDGEHVVLLASAQDHKRVFDGDRGPNTGGMGAYSPAPALKEAQMPMIEREVFGRILTELKSRGITYKGVLFAGLMMTANGPMVLEFNCRFGDPETQAILPRIQGDLIPALEACIDGTLSPEMIQYKPEACVCVVMAAGGYPGPYQKGKKIGGLKAVVGMPGTVVFHAGTQARDGEVFTAGGRVLGVTALGDGLKAAVDRAYGAVKRISFDGALFRSDIAAKAFRKG, via the coding sequence ATGAAAGTTCTAGTTGTAGGTGGTGGCGGGCGTGAACATGCCCTTATCTGGAAGCTCTCGAATGACAGCTGTCATCCGGTGCTTTTTTGTGCTCCGGGAAATGCGGGGACTTTGGAATTGGCGACCAACGTTGCCATTGAGGCGGACAACATTCCCGCGTTGGTCGCCTGGGCCGTGGAGCACCGGCCGGACCTGGTGGTGGTCGGGCCGGAAGTGCCGTTATGCGCCGGACTGACCGATGCGCTCGAGGGGAAAGGCATTCGCGTGTTCGGCCCCTCCCGGGCGGCCGCCCGGCTTGAAGGCAGCAAGGTGTTTGCCAAGGACGTGATGGTGGCAGCAGGGGTGCCGGCGGCACAGTCCAGCACTTTTACGGATGCTCAAAAGGCGATTGATTTTATCAGCGATATTGGCGTCCCGATTGTCATCAAGGCGGAAGGCTTGGCTGCCGGGAAAGGGGTTACCGTTTGTCTCACGCGCGACGAGGCGGAGCGGGCGGTTAAAGAGGCGCTGGTGGATGAGGCGTTTGGTGCAGCTGGTCAGCGGATCCTGGTGGAGGAATTTCTTGAGGGCGAAGAGGTTTCCGTCCTTGCCCTCACGGATGGTGAACATGTGGTGTTGCTGGCCTCGGCACAGGATCATAAACGGGTATTCGACGGGGATAGAGGGCCCAATACCGGAGGAATGGGAGCCTATTCCCCCGCGCCGGCTCTTAAAGAGGCTCAAATGCCCATGATCGAGCGTGAAGTTTTCGGGCGGATCCTGACTGAATTGAAAAGTCGGGGCATTACCTACAAAGGGGTATTATTTGCCGGTCTGATGATGACCGCGAACGGGCCGATGGTGCTTGAATTCAATTGCCGGTTCGGTGATCCCGAAACCCAGGCGATCCTGCCACGCATCCAGGGTGATTTGATTCCGGCGCTGGAAGCCTGCATCGATGGCACCCTCTCCCCTGAGATGATTCAATACAAGCCTGAAGCCTGTGTCTGTGTCGTGATGGCGGCAGGCGGATACCCCGGCCCATACCAGAAGGGTAAGAAAATCGGGGGGCTTAAGGCCGTGGTCGGAATGCCCGGGACCGTGGTGTTCCATGCCGGAACCCAGGCCCGGGACGGCGAGGTGTTCACCGCCGGTGGTCGGGTATTGGGGGTGACGGCCTTGGGAGATGGGCTGAAGGCGGCCGTGGACCGCGCCTATGGGGCCGTTAAGAGAATCAGTTTTGATGGCGCGTTGTTCCGGAGTGATATCGCGGCCAAGGCGTTTCGGAAAGGGTAA
- the purE gene encoding 5-(carboxyamino)imidazole ribonucleotide mutase: protein MKRKSAKVSKVEVAIVMGSDSDWPLLQETVNTLTGFGVGCEVRVMSAHRTPDLAAGYARKASANGIKVMIAAAGGAAHLAGVICAHTTLPVIGIPVPSGFMNGLDSLLATVQMPAGVPVATVATGKAGAVNAAILAVQILALGRPDLAQKLVAHKMTLIEKVNAGNARIQNELRNLKSA from the coding sequence ATGAAAAGAAAATCAGCAAAAGTCAGCAAGGTCGAGGTGGCGATTGTCATGGGGAGTGATTCTGACTGGCCCCTGTTACAGGAGACGGTCAATACCCTGACGGGGTTCGGGGTCGGGTGTGAGGTGCGCGTCATGTCGGCGCACCGGACGCCGGATCTGGCAGCGGGTTATGCGCGCAAGGCTTCCGCAAACGGCATAAAAGTGATGATTGCCGCAGCGGGTGGGGCGGCACATCTGGCAGGGGTAATCTGCGCGCATACTACGTTGCCGGTGATAGGGATTCCCGTTCCCAGCGGTTTCATGAATGGACTGGACTCGTTGCTGGCAACCGTTCAGATGCCGGCGGGGGTTCCCGTGGCGACCGTGGCGACCGGTAAAGCGGGCGCGGTGAATGCCGCCATTCTGGCTGTCCAGATCCTTGCCCTCGGGCGGCCGGATCTGGCGCAGAAACTGGTGGCGCATAAGATGACGCTGATCGAAAAGGTGAATGCGGGGAATGCCCGCATTCAAAATGAGCTCAGGAATCTGAAATCAGCGTGA
- the rpsI gene encoding 30S ribosomal protein S9: MAEKVADYRASGSRKTSVARVCLTPGTGKWVVNKKDPTIYFGNEAVIKFIEQPMKLTDTLTKFDLTARLIGGGTVGQAGALRQAISRALQLSDPSLRAALKASGCMTRDSRMKERKKYGQPGARKRFQFSKR, translated from the coding sequence GTGGCAGAAAAAGTCGCAGATTATCGTGCATCAGGTAGCAGGAAAACATCGGTCGCCCGGGTGTGTCTCACCCCCGGAACCGGCAAGTGGGTCGTGAACAAGAAGGACCCGACCATCTATTTCGGCAACGAAGCCGTCATCAAGTTCATCGAGCAGCCCATGAAGCTGACCGATACACTCACCAAGTTTGACCTGACGGCCCGCCTGATTGGCGGCGGTACCGTGGGCCAGGCGGGTGCACTTCGCCAGGCGATCTCCCGCGCCTTGCAGTTGTCAGATCCGTCGCTCCGCGCGGCCCTTAAGGCCAGTGGCTGCATGACCCGCGATTCCCGTATGAAGGAACGCAAAAAATACGGTCAGCCTGGAGCCCGCAAACGCTTCCAGTTCTCGAAGCGTTAA
- a CDS encoding S41 family peptidase: MSVKSGWHKWSRLVMLGGGVWLLIPGGVLPVVAADSLDEFLSGLETNGVLVDRLAARAGGVDGILRSIDPEVFISSETTPLTSDRMAGGKVPSVVQAVELWPENLAYIKVSGLEPGSGEELLGHFQSLSTRSGLLFDLRGARGQDLESACILAGLTHHPQEPLFLITDNRGIPLATNTVAGMFTRLPFLLILMDEGTSGAAEALVSVLKGSPGVMLLGGRTRGDPYLRNWLTLPDGRMARLATRKWKTILGESCEKVGVRPDVEVTARSGSGNEGLSRTNKTDRVLSLKSDADRDLMMRVAGDAALQRATDILLGLQAVGGYGRE; the protein is encoded by the coding sequence GTGAGCGTGAAATCCGGTTGGCACAAATGGAGTCGCCTGGTGATGCTGGGGGGCGGGGTTTGGCTCCTCATCCCGGGGGGCGTCCTGCCGGTGGTCGCCGCCGATAGTCTGGATGAATTTCTGTCCGGGCTGGAGACGAACGGGGTTTTAGTGGACCGCTTGGCCGCCCGCGCGGGTGGGGTTGATGGTATACTCCGATCTATCGATCCGGAGGTGTTCATCAGCAGCGAAACAACCCCGCTGACATCGGACAGGATGGCGGGAGGCAAGGTGCCATCGGTAGTGCAGGCGGTTGAATTATGGCCTGAGAACCTGGCGTATATCAAGGTGTCCGGTCTGGAACCTGGTAGCGGGGAAGAACTACTGGGGCATTTTCAATCCTTGAGCACCAGATCGGGCTTGCTGTTTGATTTAAGGGGTGCCCGAGGTCAGGATCTTGAGTCCGCCTGCATTCTGGCCGGTTTGACGCACCACCCACAGGAGCCCCTTTTTCTCATCACCGACAATCGGGGCATTCCGCTGGCAACGAATACGGTGGCTGGGATGTTTACCCGCCTGCCGTTCCTGCTGATTCTGATGGATGAAGGGACTTCCGGAGCTGCTGAAGCGCTGGTCTCCGTTTTAAAAGGTAGCCCCGGGGTGATGCTACTAGGGGGCAGGACGCGGGGGGATCCGTATCTACGGAATTGGCTGACCCTGCCAGATGGCCGGATGGCGCGACTGGCTACGCGCAAATGGAAGACGATCCTGGGCGAATCTTGCGAAAAGGTCGGGGTCAGGCCGGATGTTGAGGTCACCGCCCGCTCCGGCAGTGGCAATGAAGGGCTTTCGCGAACGAATAAAACTGACCGCGTCTTGAGTCTTAAGTCGGATGCCGACCGGGATCTAATGATGCGGGTGGCGGGAGATGCGGCATTGCAACGGGCCACAGATATTTTGCTTGGCCTTCAGGCGGTGGGGGGCTATGGACGGGAATAA